The Polluticoccus soli sequence GTGCCACGTATAGTTCCGCCGACCATGAGCGGGATGGCGTATAGCAGCAGCCCTATGAATGCCAGCCAGAAGTGCGCGCCAACGAGATGGTGCGGAGGTTCTTTGCCCGTTAGCCTCGGCACAATGGCATAGGAGCCCCCCCAGATAGCGAAAGTGATGATGCCGTAAAAACCAAGGTGCGAGTGGGCTACCGTAAAGTCGGTGAAGTGCCAAAGCATATTGCTGTAGCGGAACGCTTCTGCAGTACCCTGCAGGCTCACGGCAATGTAGTATACTGCCGCAGTTAGGAAGAATGGCAGCGTATAGCTATTGCTCACTTTGTGCCACTGCCCTTTGAAGGTCATCATAAAATTGAGTGTGGCTGCAATTACCGGAATGATCATTCCTGCGCTGCCGACAATAGCCACGGTTTGCAGCCACCAGGGTATGGGACTTAGAATAAAGTGGTGTGTACCGATGACAGTGTAAAAAAGAACTTGTGTCCAGAATGCTAAGATGCCTAAACTGTAGGCGTATATGGGACGGTTAAGCTGCTGCGGAATGAAGTAATAAAGCAAGCCCAGCGTGAAAAGGGTAAACCACATACCAACGCCGGAGTGCATATAATAACCTTGGATGATTGTTTCTCCGAGCCCGTTTTGCCAGAAAGGCAAATAAGCGGTGAGGGCAATGATAACCGTAAACATCAGCGCCCCAATGATGTACCAACTTGAAATGTAGATCTCTTTTGTTGTGCGGTTTCCAACCGTTGCAAAGAGGTTTACTAGTACAAGAATCAACCCTACTGCAAAAAGAGCCATTATCGGCCAGATATATTCCCTGAATTCGCCGCCACCGTTGTTAATACCTGCCATCAATGATATAGTACCGAGTATCACCTGTGCATTGATGAACGCTAATGTGATCCAGCCCATTTTGATATTGTACAACTTTGTATTACTTACTGTAGAGATAACGTAGTAACCTAAGCCGATGATACCAAGCGAGGCCCAGCCCCAGAAAACCATATTGGTATGCACAGGCCGGAGCCTGCCAAAGCTCAGCCAGCTGACGTGATCTGCATCGGGGGCTATGAACTTAATGCCGACATACTCACCAATGCCTGTGCCGACGACAAGCCAGAAGGCGGCGCAGCCAAGGTACCATACAACCAGCTTTGCGAGTGCGGGATCGACTGGAGGTCGTGTTGATGCCCTCTTTTTCACAGCAGTGAAGTGTACTTCCTGTTCGGGATGAACGTTTTGAAGGATACCTTTCACATCTGCGGGCATAGCGCTACCTGAGAGCTCGCCCACCTGGT is a genomic window containing:
- a CDS encoding cbb3-type cytochrome c oxidase subunit I produces the protein MKPITTILTCFVANMLCLSVYAQTQQSNYLTFKKISFGTILLCAVIIFLALVAIYQYRKFKKVSRQLKQRTADEENILNNLTSEQIEALLRSKGQSGKNPESSGGSGSGFKAMLLLIALFSPDWIIAQDANQKQLMTQPGIIITVLLLLLPLLFAAILIIAKANNAMKRMVAEKKRTQANSLAEQLTKIDQVQLKHELEQREIGVKAAHQVGELSGSAMPADVKGILQNVHPEQEVHFTAVKKRASTRPPVDPALAKLVVWYLGCAAFWLVVGTGIGEYVGIKFIAPDADHVSWLSFGRLRPVHTNMVFWGWASLGIIGLGYYVISTVSNTKLYNIKMGWITLAFINAQVILGTISLMAGINNGGGEFREYIWPIMALFAVGLILVLVNLFATVGNRTTKEIYISSWYIIGALMFTVIIALTAYLPFWQNGLGETIIQGYYMHSGVGMWFTLFTLGLLYYFIPQQLNRPIYAYSLGILAFWTQVLFYTVIGTHHFILSPIPWWLQTVAIVGSAGMIIPVIAATLNFMMTFKGQWHKVSNSYTLPFFLTAAVYYIAVSLQGTAEAFRYSNMLWHFTDFTVAHSHLGFYGIITFAIWGGSYAIVPRLTGKEPPHHLVGAHFWLAFIGLLLYAIPLMVGGTIRGTMWMNGEPFINSVVKMFDYWLWRAIGGSLMFISHVIYLYNFYKMTASRTEEIDVGTEAMRQLANQSPSSSN